Genomic segment of Microbacterium hydrocarbonoxydans:
GCCGCAGCCGATGACGGCGTCTCGATGCACGTCAACAGCGGCTGGCGCTCGCCCGAGTACCAGCAGCTGCTGCAGCAGGAGGCCGTCGAGCAGTACGGTTCGGCCGAGGAGGCGGCCCGCTGGGTCGCGACGCCGGAGAACTCCGAGCACGTCTCGGGCGACGCGGTCGACCTCGGTCCGCTCGCGGCACAGGATTGGCTCGCCCAGAGAGGTGCCGAGTTCGGACTGTGCCAGATCTACGCGAACGAGCGCTGGCACTTCGAGTTGCGTCCCGCAGCCGTGGCGAACGGCTGCCCGGTCATGTACGAGAACCCGACGACCGACCCACGCACCCAGCGATGAGCGCTGCGCTCGCGATCAGAGCCGATTGACGCCCGTCACCGTGACGACGGCGGCGCCTTCCTCATCCGACGCCGCGAGGTCGACGACGGCCGAGATGCCCCAGTCGTGGTCTCCGGCCGGGTCATCGAGGATCTGTCGGACGCTCCACTCGGCAGGCCCCTCGGTGAGCAGAAGCAGTTGCGAGCTGCGGGCGTTCGCACCCGTGAGGATCTCGTCGTGCTCGGCGAAGTATCCGTCGAGCGCGTCAGACCAGGCATCGGCACCGAACGAGGGGTCGAGCTCGCCGAGGGTCGAGACGTCTTCTCGCGCGGCGAGCTGCACCCGACGGAACAGCTCGTTGCGCACGAGGGTGCGGAAGGCGCGGACGTTCGATGAGAGCCGCTTCGGCGCCGGCGGCACGATCGGCTCGTCATCCGGTCCGTGGAGGACGCCGTTGACGAGCTCCTCCCATTCGTCGAGCAGGCTCGAGTCGACCTGACGCACCAGCTCGCCCAGCCACTCGATGAGGTCGCGGAGATCCTCGTCCTTGGCCTCTTCGGGAATCGTCTGCGAGGCCGCGCGATACGCATCGGAGAGGTAGCGCAGAACGACACCCTCGGAGCGCGCGATCTTGTAGTACGCGACATATTCTCCGAACGACATGGCTCGCTCGTACATGTCGCGGACGACGGATTTCGGATGCAGCTCGAAGTCGCGGATCCACGGCTGAGCGGCACTGAACGTCTCGAACGCCGCGGTGAGCAGCTCGTCGAGAGGCTTCGGGTACGTGATCTCCTCGAGCAGTTCCATGCGCTCGTCGTACTCGATGCCCTCGCGCTTCATGACCGCCACGGCTTCGCCGCGAGCCAGGAACTCCTGCTGACTGAGAATCGCCCGCGGATCGTCGAGCGTCGATTCCACGATCGAGATCATGTCGAGCGCATAAGAACCGGTGCCCGTGCCGGCCGAAGGATCGGGGTCGAGCAGCTCGAAGGCCGCAAGGGCGAACGGCGACAGCGGCTGGTTCAGGGCGAAGTTCGGCTGCAGGTCGACGGTCAGGCGGATCTCTCCGTCGGGCGTCTGCTCGACCACGCCCGATTCGAGCAGCGTGCGATAGATGCCGATGGCGCGCAGGGCGAGCTCGCGCTGCCTCCTCCTCGGCTCGTGATTGTCATATACCAGGGCGCGCATATTGCCGAAGACATCGCCGCCACGGCCGATCACGTTGAGCATCATGGCGCTCGTGATCTGCATGTGCGAGGTCAGGGTCTCGGGCTCGGCGTCGATCAGTTTGCGGAACGACGGCTCGCCCCACGACACGAAGCCGTCAGGCGCCTTCTTGCGCACGATCTTGCGCTTCTTCTTCGGGTCGTCGCCGGCCTTCTTGATCGCGGCGACGTTCTCGCTCTCGTGCTCCGGCGCCTGGGCGACGACGGTGCCGGCGGTGTCGTAGCCCGCGCGGCCCGCACGCCCGGCGATCTGATGGAACTCGCGGGCGCTGAGCTGTCGCATCCGAGTGCCGTCGAACTTGGTCAGAGCCGTGAGCAGCACGGTGCGGATCGGCACGTTGATGCCCACGCCGAGGGTGTCGGTGCCGCAGATCACCCGCAGCAGGCCTCGCTGGGCGAGCTGCTCGACCAGGCGTCGGTACTTCGGCAGCATTCCGGCATGGTGAACGCCGATCCCCGCTCGGAGGAACCGGGAGAGGGTCTTGCCGAAGGCGGTGGTGAAACGGAAGCCCCCGATCAGCGCTGCGATCTCGTCGCGCTGCTCACGCGTGGCGACCTTCGTGCTCGACAGCGCCTGGGCTCGCTCCATCGCGGCGGCCTGCGAGAAGTGCACGACGTAGATCGGCGCCTGGCTCGTGCCCAGCAGGTCGTCGATCGTCTCGTGGATCGGCGTCGTCTCGTAGAAGTAGTGCAGCGGCACGGGCCGTTCGACGCCGGTGACGGATGCCGTGTCGCGGCCGGTCCTGCGGGTGAGGTCGCTCGAGAGCTGCGCCACGTCGCCGAGGGTCGCCGACATGAGGATGAACTGTGCCTGCGGCAATTCGAGCAGCGGCACCTGCCACGCCCAGCCGCGGTCGGGATCGGCGTAGAAGTGGAACTCGTCCATCACGACCTGGTGCACCGCGGCATCCGTGCCCTGGCGCAGCGCCAGGTTCGCGAGGATCTCGGCCGTGCAGCAGATGATCGGAGCATCCGGGTTGACCGAGGAGTCGCCCGTGATCATGCCGACGTTCGAGGCGCCGAAGACATCGACGAGGGAGAAGAACTTCTCGCTCACCAGCGCCTTGATCGGCGCCGTGTAGAACGAGCGGCGTCCCTCGACCAGCGCAGCGAAGTGCGCGCCGACCGCGACGAGCGACTTGCCGGTGCCAGTGGGCGTCGACAGGATCAGATTGTTGCCCGAGACGATCTCGATGACCGCCTCGTCCTGTGCGGGATAGAGGCTGATGCCGGTCGACTCCGCCCATTCGACGAACGCCGTGTAGACGGCATCCGCATCGGATCCGTCGGTCAGTGTCGTGTGGTCGAGGATCGCAGGCATGGTCTGTCGATCATCCCATCTCCGGCAGGACACCTCCTGCGAAGCGCGCGAGCCCAGCGAGCGAGCGAACCCCGACTCAGACCGAGGTCGCCGCACGCAGCGCGATGCGGATCATGTCGCCGAAGGTCTGCTCGCGCTCCTGGGCACTGGTCTGCTCGCCGGTGACGATGTGGTCCGACACCGTGCAGATCGCCAGGGCGCGACGACCGTGGTACGCGGCGAGCGTGTAGAGACCCGCCGCCTCCATCTCGACCCCCAGCGCCCCGTGCTGCACGAAGGGCTCGGTCAGCTCGGGGCGGGTGCTGTAGAACTGGTCGCTCGAGAAGAGCAGCCCCACGTGCACACCGACATCGAGGGGTTCGGCCTCGCTCGCCTCGACCGCCGCGCGCAGCAATCCGAAGTCGGCGACGGGGGCGTAGTCGAGTCCGTGGAAGCGCACGCGGTTGATGCCGGAGTCGGTGCACGCGCCGTTCGCGATGATGATGTCGCGCACCTGCAGCTTCTCCGTGAGAGCTCCGCACGATCCGACCCGCACGATCGTCTGCACGTCGTACTCCTGGAACAGCTCGGTCGCATAGATGGCCATCGAAGGCTGGCCCATTCCAGAGCCCTGCACCGAGACGCGGTGCCCCTGCCAGGTGCCGGTGAAGCCCAGCATCCCGCGGGTCTCGGAGTAGAGCTCTGCATCGTCGAGGAAGTTCTCGGCGATCCACTTCGCCCGCAGCGGGTCGCCCGGGAACAGGACGACGGGGGCGATCTGACCGGGCTGTGCGGCGATGTGCGTGCTCATGGCTTCAGCGTAACCAGGCGCCTCTGCGTGGCGCGTGCGAGCGCAGCACGGGACTTGAGATCATCGGTACGGATGCGGTGATCGGCACCGCTCAGGAGGGACGATGATGTCCGACCAGATCTTCTTGTACGGGGCACTCGGGCTGTACTTCGCCGGCATGCTGCTCATCGGATACTTCGCCTACAAGCGCACGTCCGACCACGAGGACTACATGCTCGGCGGTCGCAATCTGCCGCCGTGGGTCGCCGCGATCAGCGCCGGTGCGGCCGACATGTCGGGGTGGCTCGTGATGGGGCTCCCGGGCGCCATCTACGCCGCCGGGCTCATCGAGGCCTGGATCGCGATCGGGCTCACGATCGGCGCCTACCTCAACTGGCTGCTGGTCGCTCCGCGGCTCCGCGCCTACACCGAGGTGTCTCGCAACTCCATCACGATCCCGAGCTTCTTCGAGAACCGGCTCCGTGACACCAGCCGCTCGCTGCGCATCGTCTCAGGCCTCATCATCCTGGTGTTCTTCACGCTGTACATCTCGTCGGGCATGGTCGCCGCGGGGGTCTTCTTCGAGAGCTCGTTCAACGGCGACTACCTGTTCGGGATGCTGCTCGTCGGCGGCATCACGCTGCTCTACACGCTGTTCGGCGGGTTCCTCGGGGCCTCCCTGACCGACGTCGTGCAGGGCCTGATGATGGTGATCGCCCTGATCGTCGTGCCGGTCGCCGCCGTCATCGCGATCGGCGGGCTCGAAGAGACGTCGACGCTGATCACCGAGAACGCCGGCGAGGGCTTCCTGTCCCTTCTCGGCGGAGGGGCCGTCACGGGCGGAACCTTCCTCGCCATCGTCTCGGCCCTGGCCTGGGGGCTCGGATACTTCGGACAACCCCACATCATCGTGCGGTTCATGGCGCTGCGCTCGCCCCAGGAGGCGAAGAGCGCCCGTCGCATCGGCATCTCGTGGATGGTGGTCTCGATGTTCGGCGCGATCATCTCGGGACTCGTCGGCATCGCCTACATGGCGCAGCAGGGCATCACCCTCGACAATCCCGAGACCGTGGTGCTGCTGATGTCGCAGACGCTGCTGCATCCTTTCGTCGCCGGCCTCGTGCTGGCGGCCGTTCTCGCGGCGATCATGAGCACGGTGTCCAGCCAGCTGGTGGTGTGCTCGTCGGCGCTGGTCGAAGACCTCTACAAGGTGGTGCGCAAGACTCCGCCGTCCGACAAACGGCTGGTGCTGCTGGGCCGCCTGGCGGTGCTCGTCGTCGCGATCATCGCGATCATCCTCGCGATCACGCCGAACGACTCGATCCTCGGCCTCGTCTCGTTCGCCTGGGCCGGGTTCGGCGCCGCGTTCGGCCCGATCATCCTGCTCAGCCTGTTCTGGCGCAAGCTCACGAACTGGGGCGCTCTCGCGGGCATGTTCGTCGGCGCGGTCACGGTGTTCGTCTGGAAGGCGCTCGACACCGAGCTCTACGAGCTGCTCCCCGCGTTCGTGTTCGCGTTCGTCGCCGCCGTCGTGGTCAGCCTCGTCACGTACAGGCGCAACGACGAGATCGAGACGGAGTTCACGGCAGCCGAAGCCATGCGGGTGGCGCCGCGGGCCGACGCGGTCGACAGCGCGCGGGCGCGGGGCTGAGTGGCGCGGGGCTGAGCGGGCGGATGCCGCGGCTCAGCCCTCGCGTCGCCGCACGATCTCGCCGATCCAGATCGGGGCGAACGGCGAGGTGCACCCGGGTGCGGTGGGGTAGTCGGCGAGCACCTGCAGGCGCTCACCGATCTCGAGCGCCCTGGCCCGCAGCTCCGGGTGGAAGATGCCGATGTTCGCGAGCGTCTCGTTCATCGCCCACTGAAGTCGGGCGGGGGCGTGCGTCAGGTCGCGCTCGATCAGGTCGAGCAGGTGATCGAGGTCGAGGCCCTCGGCATCCTTCGCCACCCGCACGGTCGTGAGCGACCACGCGGCCGCGGCGACCGTCGGATCGGAGTCGTCGAACCACCGCAGCCGCAGCTCTTCGGCGAGCGGGGACTTCTTGGCCACGTAGTTCACGAACCAGTCGTTCACCTTGGGCGCCTGCGTCTGGCGCAGCATCGCGTCGAGCTCGTCGGCGGTGAAGGCGCGCGGGGTGCAGATCAGCAGCGCGAGCAGACGGGCGGCGGTGTCGCCGGTCGCCCAGAGCTCCTTCGCCAGGGCCTGATCGGTCTTGATGCGCTTCGCCAGCGTGCGCATGCGGCTGAGGTTGATGCCGTGATCGTCGCCGCGCTTCTCGTTCGCGGCGCGCATCTTCGGGTCCTCGAGGGCGGCGAGCTCTGCGAGGGCTTCGGCAGCGGTCATGTCTGACATGTCACCAGGGTAGGCCCGGAGCGCTTGTCAAGGCCCGGGCCTCGACGGGCGACCGGCCGTAATCTCGCAGGAGATCGAACTCCGACGAAGGGAAATGCCATGAGCCGCGACAGTGACGACATCAGCACCGACCGCAACGACATCAGCACGGAGCCGTCGCCCGGCCCCGAGGAGAACGACAACCTCGGCGCCGAGGACAACAAGGGCGAGCCGCCGACGGTCGTGCCCTCGGGCTCGGGCGACGACGGCGATGGCGATGTGGTCGCCGGCGACGACGAGGACTGACACCGGCGCCCGCTCACTCCTCTTCGACGAGTTCCGCGCGGATGCGTCGGAGATCTTCCATCAGCGACCCGATCAGGATCCAATGGGTCGACGACGGAGGCCGGATGACCAGCGGCGCCGTCAGCGCGGGGATGGACGACGTCAGGGCCTCGGGCTCGGGCGACACGTCGGCGATCTGCACCGCCAGCCGCACGTCGTGGCCGGCGCGGCGCAGCTGCTCGGCGATCGCGGCGACGGCGGGCTCTTGGCCGATCGAGTCGTCGTAGTGGTCGAAGTACGCGCGGGTCATGCCGATCGTCTGCGTCACGATGGGCGACAGGCGCTCGAGCAGAGCACGCATCTCGACGAGCTCCTCGCGGTGCGTCGAACGGCGGGGATTGAGAGTCAGCGACTCCTCGCCCGCCGCGATGGAGGCCTCTGCGGCATCTTTCATCGGGCGCAGCAGTCGCGCTTCGAGCAGAAGCTCCTGCAGCCTGGCGGGCGTCTGCGATTCGGGAAGAGCATCGGCGAGTCGGTCGAGGCTCGCGGCGAGCTCTTTGCCGAGCAGCCCGAGGTCGCGGCGGGCGGGGGCCACCAGCACCGGCGGCACGATGAGCGCATTCACGACGATGCCGATGACCACGCCGATGAGGGTCTCCAGGATGCGTGCGATCGCGTAGTCGGGGGTGGACCCGAGGGCCAGCACCAGCATCGCTGAGATCGCGACCTGGTTGCCTGTGCCGGGTGTCGCCCTGAGCGCCCACGCGACGAGCATCGCCACGACGATGGC
This window contains:
- a CDS encoding M15 family metallopeptidase; translation: MNTRTTLTRPGVVAAVAALMLMGLVVAALVLWGQQSDAAAAAPVSRAALGDADGIIHEEGAVSVFDDAPAVSKLDSDLLAAVRAAADAAADDGVSMHVNSGWRSPEYQQLLQQEAVEQYGSAEEAARWVATPENSEHVSGDAVDLGPLAAQDWLAQRGAEFGLCQIYANERWHFELRPAAVANGCPVMYENPTTDPRTQR
- a CDS encoding DEAD/DEAH box helicase; the protein is MPAILDHTTLTDGSDADAVYTAFVEWAESTGISLYPAQDEAVIEIVSGNNLILSTPTGTGKSLVAVGAHFAALVEGRRSFYTAPIKALVSEKFFSLVDVFGASNVGMITGDSSVNPDAPIICCTAEILANLALRQGTDAAVHQVVMDEFHFYADPDRGWAWQVPLLELPQAQFILMSATLGDVAQLSSDLTRRTGRDTASVTGVERPVPLHYFYETTPIHETIDDLLGTSQAPIYVVHFSQAAAMERAQALSSTKVATREQRDEIAALIGGFRFTTAFGKTLSRFLRAGIGVHHAGMLPKYRRLVEQLAQRGLLRVICGTDTLGVGINVPIRTVLLTALTKFDGTRMRQLSAREFHQIAGRAGRAGYDTAGTVVAQAPEHESENVAAIKKAGDDPKKKRKIVRKKAPDGFVSWGEPSFRKLIDAEPETLTSHMQITSAMMLNVIGRGGDVFGNMRALVYDNHEPRRRQRELALRAIGIYRTLLESGVVEQTPDGEIRLTVDLQPNFALNQPLSPFALAAFELLDPDPSAGTGTGSYALDMISIVESTLDDPRAILSQQEFLARGEAVAVMKREGIEYDERMELLEEITYPKPLDELLTAAFETFSAAQPWIRDFELHPKSVVRDMYERAMSFGEYVAYYKIARSEGVVLRYLSDAYRAASQTIPEEAKDEDLRDLIEWLGELVRQVDSSLLDEWEELVNGVLHGPDDEPIVPPAPKRLSSNVRAFRTLVRNELFRRVQLAAREDVSTLGELDPSFGADAWSDALDGYFAEHDEILTGANARSSQLLLLTEGPAEWSVRQILDDPAGDHDWGISAVVDLAASDEEGAAVVTVTGVNRL
- the deoD gene encoding purine-nucleoside phosphorylase, which codes for MSTHIAAQPGQIAPVVLFPGDPLRAKWIAENFLDDAELYSETRGMLGFTGTWQGHRVSVQGSGMGQPSMAIYATELFQEYDVQTIVRVGSCGALTEKLQVRDIIIANGACTDSGINRVRFHGLDYAPVADFGLLRAAVEASEAEPLDVGVHVGLLFSSDQFYSTRPELTEPFVQHGALGVEMEAAGLYTLAAYHGRRALAICTVSDHIVTGEQTSAQEREQTFGDMIRIALRAATSV
- the putP gene encoding sodium/proline symporter PutP: MSDQIFLYGALGLYFAGMLLIGYFAYKRTSDHEDYMLGGRNLPPWVAAISAGAADMSGWLVMGLPGAIYAAGLIEAWIAIGLTIGAYLNWLLVAPRLRAYTEVSRNSITIPSFFENRLRDTSRSLRIVSGLIILVFFTLYISSGMVAAGVFFESSFNGDYLFGMLLVGGITLLYTLFGGFLGASLTDVVQGLMMVIALIVVPVAAVIAIGGLEETSTLITENAGEGFLSLLGGGAVTGGTFLAIVSALAWGLGYFGQPHIIVRFMALRSPQEAKSARRIGISWMVVSMFGAIISGLVGIAYMAQQGITLDNPETVVLLMSQTLLHPFVAGLVLAAVLAAIMSTVSSQLVVCSSALVEDLYKVVRKTPPSDKRLVLLGRLAVLVVAIIAIILAITPNDSILGLVSFAWAGFGAAFGPIILLSLFWRKLTNWGALAGMFVGAVTVFVWKALDTELYELLPAFVFAFVAAVVVSLVTYRRNDEIETEFTAAEAMRVAPRADAVDSARARG
- a CDS encoding DNA alkylation repair protein; amino-acid sequence: MSDMTAAEALAELAALEDPKMRAANEKRGDDHGINLSRMRTLAKRIKTDQALAKELWATGDTAARLLALLICTPRAFTADELDAMLRQTQAPKVNDWFVNYVAKKSPLAEELRLRWFDDSDPTVAAAAWSLTTVRVAKDAEGLDLDHLLDLIERDLTHAPARLQWAMNETLANIGIFHPELRARALEIGERLQVLADYPTAPGCTSPFAPIWIGEIVRRREG
- a CDS encoding FUSC family protein, yielding MRIHAAIRASKRSPLLQVVKSAAATIAAWLLAGWVVPGQLPVFAAIAALLVVQPSVNQSLSKALERSIGVIVGVVIAVALGLLLGSPSWIVLLAIVVAMLVAWALRATPGTGNQVAISAMLVLALGSTPDYAIARILETLIGVVIGIVVNALIVPPVLVAPARRDLGLLGKELAASLDRLADALPESQTPARLQELLLEARLLRPMKDAAEASIAAGEESLTLNPRRSTHREELVEMRALLERLSPIVTQTIGMTRAYFDHYDDSIGQEPAVAAIAEQLRRAGHDVRLAVQIADVSPEPEALTSSIPALTAPLVIRPPSSTHWILIGSLMEDLRRIRAELVEEE